The following are encoded in a window of Ferribacterium limneticum genomic DNA:
- a CDS encoding beta-ketoacyl-ACP synthase III, producing the protein MHPSGKVYINGTSAFLPNAPVGNDDIEKVLGMIAGKPSRARRIVLRNNGIRQRHYAIDPTTGAPTHTNAQLTAEAVRGLACERFSPDDIDCLVSGTTIPDQIMPNHGVMVHGELGIPACEVVSTAAICVAGITALKYAYMSVLSGLARNAVATASELSSSMLHARNFAAESEHRVAELETNPEIAFEKDFLRWMLSDGAGAFLLQDQPRTDGLSLRIDWIDILSQANTMEVCMYAGGEKRGDGSLQGWQQYSPEQRAAQSIFSIKQDVRLLNAEVTYQTIGKSLEKMQRTRDVKPADINWFLPHMSSEYFRQPMADCMAAVGFPIAQDKWFTNLQTKGNTGSASIYIMIDELLKSGRLNDGDRVLCFIPESGRFTGSLMHLTAVGHAR; encoded by the coding sequence ATGCACCCTAGCGGCAAGGTTTATATCAACGGCACGTCGGCCTTCCTGCCCAATGCGCCGGTCGGCAACGACGACATCGAAAAGGTGCTCGGCATGATCGCCGGCAAGCCGTCGCGTGCCCGGCGCATCGTGCTGCGTAACAATGGCATTCGCCAGCGTCACTACGCCATCGACCCGACGACCGGCGCCCCGACCCACACCAATGCCCAATTGACGGCCGAAGCCGTGCGCGGCCTGGCCTGCGAACGCTTTTCCCCCGACGATATCGATTGCCTGGTCAGCGGCACGACCATTCCGGATCAGATCATGCCTAACCATGGCGTCATGGTACATGGCGAACTGGGCATTCCGGCCTGCGAAGTGGTGTCGACCGCAGCTATCTGCGTGGCCGGCATCACGGCGCTCAAGTATGCCTACATGAGCGTCCTTTCCGGTCTGGCACGCAACGCCGTAGCGACCGCCTCCGAACTCTCCTCCAGCATGCTGCACGCCCGCAATTTCGCAGCCGAATCGGAACATCGGGTGGCTGAGCTGGAAACCAATCCGGAAATCGCTTTCGAAAAGGATTTCCTGCGCTGGATGCTGTCCGACGGAGCCGGCGCCTTTCTGCTCCAGGATCAGCCGCGCACCGATGGCCTGTCGTTGCGCATCGACTGGATCGACATCCTGTCGCAGGCAAATACGATGGAAGTCTGCATGTATGCCGGCGGCGAAAAGCGGGGCGATGGGTCGCTGCAGGGCTGGCAACAGTACTCGCCGGAACAGCGCGCTGCGCAGTCGATTTTTTCGATCAAGCAGGATGTCCGTTTGCTCAATGCCGAAGTGACCTACCAGACCATCGGCAAGTCGCTGGAAAAAATGCAGCGCACCCGTGATGTCAAACCGGCCGATATCAACTGGTTCCTGCCGCACATGTCCTCCGAGTACTTCCGCCAGCCGATGGCTGACTGCATGGCCGCCGTCGGCTTCCCGATCGCTCAGGACAAATGGTTTACCAACCTGCAGACCAAGGGCAATACCGGATCAGCGTCGATCTACATCATGATTGATGAGCTGCTCAAGAGTGGTCGCCTCAACGATGGTGATCGCGTCCTCTGTTTCATCCCGGAAAGCGGTCGTTTCACCGGCTCGCTCATGCACCTGACGGCGGTCGGCCATGCTCGATAA
- a CDS encoding BtrH N-terminal domain-containing protein, protein MMEFQHSHASHCESGVMSSMLRHLGLPISEAMAFGLSSALSFAYLPIIKINGLPLVAYRMPPKFIIKGLQKPLGLKMRFETFRSPEAGEQRLNELLDAGQLVGMQTSVFWLPYMPEDLRFHFNAHNVLAYGRDAASGDYQLSDPVVETTVTCAPADLSRARFAKGVLAPKGLLYYPEGKPVEPDWAKVLPKAIKKTTRILLDSPIPIIGVRGIRRLANAIGRLDATGNPAAAKMFIGQVVRMQEEIGTGGGGFRFIYAAFLQEAAERLTRPALNELSDTLIDIGDEWREFALSTARMIRDREPLNPAKLADKLRAIADREQVFFRDLRRAA, encoded by the coding sequence ATGATGGAATTCCAGCACAGCCATGCTTCCCATTGCGAAAGCGGCGTCATGTCGTCCATGCTGCGCCATCTTGGCCTACCGATCTCGGAGGCGATGGCTTTCGGCCTGTCGTCGGCACTTTCCTTCGCCTATCTGCCGATCATCAAGATCAACGGCCTGCCGCTGGTCGCCTACCGCATGCCGCCGAAATTCATCATCAAGGGCCTGCAGAAGCCGCTCGGCCTCAAGATGCGTTTCGAAACCTTCCGCAGCCCGGAAGCCGGCGAACAGCGCCTGAACGAACTTCTCGATGCCGGCCAACTGGTCGGCATGCAGACTTCGGTATTCTGGCTGCCCTATATGCCCGAAGACCTGCGCTTTCATTTTAACGCCCACAATGTCCTGGCCTATGGCCGCGATGCGGCGAGCGGCGACTACCAGTTGTCCGATCCGGTGGTTGAAACGACGGTGACCTGCGCCCCGGCCGATCTGAGCCGCGCCCGTTTTGCCAAGGGCGTGCTCGCCCCGAAAGGGCTGCTCTACTACCCGGAAGGCAAGCCGGTCGAACCTGACTGGGCGAAAGTTCTGCCCAAGGCCATCAAGAAAACGACGCGCATCCTGCTCGATTCGCCCATCCCGATCATCGGCGTACGCGGTATTCGCCGCCTGGCCAACGCCATCGGGCGCCTCGACGCTACCGGCAACCCGGCCGCGGCCAAGATGTTCATCGGCCAGGTCGTCCGCATGCAGGAAGAAATCGGCACCGGCGGTGGCGGTTTCCGCTTCATTTACGCTGCCTTCCTGCAGGAAGCGGCCGAACGGCTGACCCGCCCGGCACTCAACGAACTCTCGGACACTTTGATCGACATCGGCGACGAGTGGCGCGAATTTGCGCTATCCACGGCCCGCATGATCCGCGACCGTGAGCCGCTCAATCCGGCCAAGCTGGCCGACAAACTGCGCGCCATCGCCGACCGCGAGCAGGTTTTTTTCCGCGACCTGCGCCGCGCCGCCTGA
- a CDS encoding phosphopantetheine-binding protein, with amino-acid sequence MNAALCLELKALIVESCDKDCPPESITDDEILFGPEAPLQLDSLDALQISMAIKKKYGLRLPDSKETRRVLSSVANMAEHLDAWLASRA; translated from the coding sequence ATGAATGCTGCTCTCTGCCTCGAACTCAAGGCCTTGATCGTCGAATCCTGCGACAAGGATTGCCCCCCGGAAAGCATCACCGACGACGAAATCCTGTTCGGGCCGGAAGCACCGCTGCAGCTCGACTCGCTTGACGCCCTGCAAATCTCGATGGCAATCAAGAAAAAATACGGCCTGCGCCTGCCCGACAGCAAGGAAACCCGCCGCGTCCTGTCCAGCGTCGCCAACATGGCCGAACACCTCGACGCCTGGCTGGCCAGCCGCGCATGA
- a CDS encoding ABC transporter ATP-binding protein: MLKVDGVTYRYRDAVAPALQDVSLTIPAASVYGLLGPNGAGKTTLISLLAGLLSAAHGQISLNGQALAEARAANPRAIALVPQDYAFYPMLTVAENLRFFAGVLGLNSREIKTQCSAAISFARLEQVVGKRADQLSGGLRRRLNLAIGLLGQPQLLLLDEPTVGVDPQSRHFLLDAIAALPAAGTTVIYTSHYMEEVEAICQRIAIVDQGRVLTEGSLADILHNPEPQVELELDRALPADIAERYAAMPLGDFKFRLFFRLTVELPRLLDELAAAGCTVIRLNLGQQNLEQVFMNLTQRSLRD; this comes from the coding sequence ATGCTCAAGGTCGATGGCGTTACCTACCGCTATCGCGATGCTGTCGCCCCGGCGTTGCAGGATGTCTCGCTAACGATTCCGGCCGCCAGCGTTTACGGTCTGCTCGGCCCGAACGGCGCCGGCAAAACCACGCTTATTTCGCTGCTCGCCGGCCTGTTGAGTGCCGCCCACGGCCAGATTTCCCTGAACGGCCAAGCGCTGGCCGAAGCCCGTGCCGCCAACCCGCGCGCCATCGCGCTGGTACCGCAGGATTACGCCTTTTACCCGATGCTGACCGTGGCCGAAAACCTGCGCTTCTTCGCCGGGGTTCTTGGCCTGAACAGCCGTGAAATCAAGACGCAATGCTCAGCTGCCATCAGCTTCGCCCGCCTTGAACAGGTTGTCGGCAAGCGCGCCGACCAGCTCTCCGGCGGCCTGCGCCGGCGGCTCAACCTGGCCATCGGCCTGCTCGGCCAGCCACAACTGCTGCTGCTCGACGAGCCCACCGTTGGCGTCGACCCGCAATCCCGCCACTTCCTGCTCGATGCCATCGCTGCCCTGCCCGCCGCTGGTACAACGGTGATCTACACCAGCCATTACATGGAAGAAGTCGAAGCCATCTGCCAGCGTATCGCCATCGTCGACCAGGGCCGCGTGCTGACCGAAGGCTCGCTGGCCGACATCCTGCACAACCCGGAACCGCAGGTCGAACTTGAGCTGGATCGTGCGCTACCAGCCGACATCGCCGAACGCTATGCCGCGATGCCACTCGGGGATTTCAAATTTCGGCTTTTTTTCCGGTTGACCGTGGAATTACCACGCTTACTCGATGAACTGGCTGCCGCTGGCTGCACGGTCATTCGCCTGAACCTCGGCCAGCAGAACCTCGAACAGGTCTTCATGAACCTGACCCAACGCTCACTGCGGGACTGA
- a CDS encoding beta-ketoacyl synthase N-terminal-like domain-containing protein, which translates to MTRPVFINKTALLCARGNAPAAVASALWNGECSAGQRKLGERAFPYFALPLDETNWMLRAEQAIRQVVGQLGQLPSETPLFVASSSFQIGHFEQLGVPFELPVAAASFSRQIAEWMGLNGAISSFSNACTSGFSALDAARSLIAAGLIDDAIILGVELANDSTLAGFAAMELLSRTAGRPFDARRDGLVLGEAVAAVYLSAKPATWRIAGLRTGLDGFSTTGPNPDGSRIADVAVDCLNEANLRAADIELIKLQAAGSPGTDLAEANALRTVFGQHMPLLLSLKPGLGHTLGASGMAELAALLACLDADKIPATAGFSKVDPEIALFPMVERSTEHIERALLNLIGFGGGLASLIVERHG; encoded by the coding sequence ATGACGCGTCCGGTATTCATCAATAAAACCGCCCTGCTTTGCGCCCGCGGCAATGCGCCGGCCGCTGTTGCCAGCGCACTGTGGAACGGCGAATGCAGCGCCGGCCAACGAAAACTGGGCGAGCGCGCCTTTCCCTATTTTGCACTGCCGCTCGACGAAACCAATTGGATGCTCCGCGCCGAGCAAGCCATCCGTCAGGTCGTCGGCCAGCTCGGTCAGCTACCATCCGAAACACCGCTGTTCGTTGCCTCTTCATCCTTCCAGATCGGCCATTTCGAACAACTCGGCGTGCCGTTTGAGCTACCGGTCGCCGCCGCCTCGTTCAGCCGACAGATCGCCGAATGGATGGGCCTGAACGGTGCCATCAGCAGTTTCTCGAACGCTTGTACCTCCGGCTTTTCGGCCCTTGATGCGGCGCGCAGTCTGATCGCCGCCGGCCTCATCGACGACGCCATCATCCTCGGCGTCGAGCTCGCCAACGACAGCACGCTGGCCGGCTTTGCTGCCATGGAATTGCTCTCGCGCACCGCAGGACGCCCCTTTGACGCCCGGCGCGACGGCCTGGTCCTCGGCGAGGCGGTCGCCGCCGTTTACCTCAGCGCCAAGCCTGCCACCTGGCGCATCGCCGGGCTACGCACCGGCCTCGACGGCTTTTCGACCACCGGCCCAAATCCGGATGGCTCCCGGATTGCCGATGTTGCGGTCGACTGCCTGAATGAAGCAAATTTGCGAGCCGCCGACATCGAGCTGATCAAGCTGCAGGCCGCCGGCTCGCCGGGCACCGACCTGGCTGAAGCCAACGCCCTGCGCACAGTCTTCGGCCAGCACATGCCGCTGCTCCTCTCGCTGAAGCCGGGCCTCGGCCACACACTGGGCGCCAGCGGCATGGCCGAACTCGCTGCCCTGCTCGCCTGCCTGGATGCCGACAAGATCCCCGCCACGGCAGGTTTCTCCAAGGTCGATCCGGAAATTGCCCTGTTCCCGATGGTCGAGCGCAGCACCGAACACATCGAGCGCGCCCTGCTCAACCTGATCGGCTTTGGTGGCGGGCTGGCCAGCCTGATCGTGGAGCGCCACGGATGA
- a CDS encoding dialkylrecorsinol condensing enzyme, giving the protein MKRVLVVNYSQTGQLLDITERVIAPLRAAGHDVHLETLVPAMAFPFPWPIVDFFDAFPECVQLDAPPLRPLGIAADTPFDLVILTYQVWYLSPALPMTAFLQSAEGRQLICGKPVITLVACRNMWLSAQETMKQLIDDAGGRLIDHMAFTDQGHPLATFITTPRWVWTGKKGSFLGLPPAGVSPDEIRQARRFGLALADGLNHDQEKLNQPMLSGLRAVTVNPRLAISERAGRRAFGVWSKLVRLFGKRGQWRRRPVLLLFVLYLITLIVTVVPISLLLQWLFSPLLKPRLERLKAELEQPSGSQEFNLEKYAP; this is encoded by the coding sequence TTGAAACGCGTTCTCGTCGTCAATTACTCCCAAACCGGACAGCTTTTGGACATTACCGAGCGGGTCATCGCCCCCTTGCGGGCAGCCGGTCACGACGTGCATCTCGAAACACTGGTGCCGGCAATGGCGTTTCCGTTTCCCTGGCCGATCGTCGATTTTTTCGACGCTTTCCCCGAATGTGTCCAGCTCGATGCGCCGCCGCTTCGCCCGCTGGGAATCGCCGCTGATACCCCCTTCGATCTGGTAATCCTGACCTACCAGGTCTGGTATCTCTCCCCGGCCCTGCCGATGACGGCTTTCCTGCAAAGCGCCGAAGGTCGGCAGCTGATCTGCGGCAAACCGGTCATCACGCTGGTCGCCTGCCGCAACATGTGGCTGTCGGCACAGGAAACGATGAAACAGCTAATCGACGATGCCGGCGGCCGCCTGATCGACCACATGGCATTTACCGATCAGGGCCACCCGTTGGCTACCTTCATCACCACGCCGCGCTGGGTGTGGACCGGCAAAAAAGGCAGTTTTCTTGGCTTGCCGCCGGCCGGCGTATCGCCAGATGAAATCCGTCAGGCGCGCCGTTTCGGGCTAGCCCTGGCCGATGGACTCAACCACGACCAGGAAAAACTGAATCAGCCGATGCTAAGCGGGCTGCGAGCCGTCACCGTCAATCCGCGCCTGGCCATCAGCGAACGTGCCGGCCGGCGGGCTTTCGGCGTCTGGTCGAAACTGGTCCGGCTCTTCGGGAAACGTGGCCAATGGCGGCGACGGCCGGTACTTTTGTTGTTTGTTCTTTATCTGATTACGCTCATCGTGACCGTCGTTCCAATAAGCCTGTTGTTACAATGGCTATTTTCCCCGCTGCTCAAACCGCGGCTTGAGCGGCTCAAGGCCGAACTCGAGCAGCCTTCCGGCTCGCAGGAATTCAACTTAGAAAAATATGCACCCTAG
- a CDS encoding ABC transporter permease, with protein sequence MMPRLFALWLKESIALLRDKHGLIALFIMPTMFILVMTMALRDAFSPGITVDVGYVIIDLDHSEHSKAFSKRLAKGATFKLQALAADAQTPEAARDGIRTGQHALALVLPKGFGSRLLTPAGADGQATEALTLLLDPTLNPALQLAFRNQVMAALGALRADELTRRAGKLFGLPTAPGATERDWPDEITSVAVRNDQSIKPPSSVQQNVPAWLIFAMFFVVIPISSIFIIERQQGTLQRLRAMGVPFRLLLAGKLLPFFVVNQLQALFMVLVGIFVVPMFGSEALEMPSGPGLLNWWAVSVAVSLAAVAWALLVASLAQTSEQATIVGGVSNILMGAIGGVMVPKFVMPAFMQKLAALSPMAWGLDGFHTVMLRHGSFADLLPSLLPLLAFAALSLALAAWLNHRSLAAQS encoded by the coding sequence ATGATGCCCCGCCTCTTCGCTCTCTGGCTCAAGGAAAGCATTGCGCTGCTCCGCGACAAGCATGGCTTGATCGCCCTGTTCATCATGCCGACCATGTTCATTCTGGTCATGACCATGGCGCTGCGCGACGCCTTCTCGCCCGGCATTACCGTCGATGTCGGCTACGTCATTATCGACCTCGATCACAGCGAGCATTCGAAAGCATTCAGCAAGCGCCTCGCCAAAGGCGCCACTTTCAAATTGCAGGCACTGGCCGCCGACGCCCAAACGCCGGAAGCTGCCCGCGACGGCATCCGCACCGGCCAGCATGCACTGGCACTGGTTCTGCCCAAAGGTTTCGGCAGCCGCCTGCTCACCCCCGCCGGCGCCGACGGCCAGGCTACCGAAGCGCTGACCCTGCTCCTCGACCCGACGCTCAACCCGGCCCTGCAACTGGCCTTCCGCAATCAGGTCATGGCCGCGCTCGGCGCCCTCCGGGCCGATGAACTGACCCGCCGGGCCGGCAAGCTGTTCGGCCTGCCGACCGCGCCCGGCGCCACCGAACGCGACTGGCCGGACGAAATCACCAGCGTCGCCGTGCGCAACGACCAGAGCATCAAGCCGCCGTCCTCTGTGCAGCAAAACGTCCCGGCCTGGCTCATTTTCGCCATGTTCTTCGTCGTCATCCCGATTTCGTCGATCTTCATCATCGAGCGCCAGCAAGGCACGCTGCAGCGCCTGCGCGCCATGGGCGTGCCTTTCCGCCTGCTGCTCGCCGGCAAGCTGCTGCCTTTCTTTGTCGTCAACCAGTTGCAGGCGCTGTTCATGGTGCTGGTCGGCATCTTCGTCGTGCCAATGTTCGGCAGCGAGGCGCTGGAAATGCCCAGCGGGCCGGGCCTGCTCAACTGGTGGGCGGTTTCGGTCGCGGTCAGCCTGGCGGCCGTCGCCTGGGCACTGCTCGTCGCCAGCCTGGCCCAAACCTCCGAACAAGCCACCATCGTCGGTGGCGTCAGCAATATCCTGATGGGCGCCATCGGCGGCGTCATGGTCCCCAAATTTGTCATGCCGGCCTTCATGCAAAAGCTTGCTGCGCTGTCGCCGATGGCCTGGGGGCTGGACGGTTTCCACACCGTCATGCTCCGTCACGGCAGCTTCGCCGACCTGCTGCCCAGCCTGCTGCCGCTGCTTGCCTTCGCCGCCCTGTCGCTGGCCCTGGCCGCCTGGCTCAATCACCGCTCACTCGCTGCCCAATCATGA